The following DNA comes from Erigeron canadensis isolate Cc75 chromosome 3, C_canadensis_v1, whole genome shotgun sequence.
TTGTTGTAGATGAATTAAGGTCAATCAGATcaatatttttctaattaataactTGGAAGTATTCATATGTTGGTAAGAAATGAATATAAAGCTAAGTCCTCCAAATACTAATAACGTTAATACAAGTATCTATATATCTACCATGATATTAATTTtccctatgtttttttttttaatgaaaaactaatatatatatatatatatatcctttgaTTGAATTTCACAGCAAATGAGATATGTGACCGATTCGCCGCCACTGGTTTCAATGCCAATTTGATAACATACTTAACAGAACAACTCAACATGCCACTGGTGAAGGCATCCAACACCCTGACTAACTTCGGTGGTGTTGCTAGTTTTATGCCCATTATTGGTGCAATTGTTGCCGACTCTTTTGCTGGTCGCTACTGGACCATCATCATCGCCTTGCTCATTTACGAACTGGTCTGCATCTCAATACATACTAATTAACCATTTATCTCTACCACGTACCCCCAAACATCCATTCATAAATTAGTATTAGTAgtctttaatatttttttttattatcaattCGATCAGGGAATGATCCTTGTGACCATATCATCAATCTTGCCCCAGTTCCGACCACAACAATGCCCCACTCAAGTGAACTGCAAAGAAGCGTCACAGTCTCAAATGTCGGTCCTTTATATCTCCCTCCTTTTAACATCAGTTGGTTTAGGAGGCATACGGCCTTGTGTCGTTGCATTTGCTGCAGATCAACTAGACATGAAGAAACTGAAAACTCAAGCGAAAAACTGGAATTTCTTTAATTGGTACTACTTTTTGTTATCACTAGCAAGTCTGTCTGCACTCACACtggttgtgtatatacaagatAATGTGAGCTGGGGTTGGGGTCTTGGGATACCAACGATTGCAATGGTCGCTgcgttttttgtgtttttaatagGCTCCCCAATTTATCACAAAGTCAAACCTGAAGGAAGTCCGTTTGTTAGACTGGCCCAAGTTATGGTTGCTGCTTTCAAAAAGAGGAAAGTCGTGTTACCAGTTGATGATCAACTTCTTTATGAAAACAAAGAGCTCGATTCAAGTATTTCTAAACATGGCAGGCTTGTTCATACCCATCAATTAAGGTAAacatacattaattaaaaactttagcttcttatatattttttcagtTGGTTTATCCTGTGATTGTGCTTTTGAAGGTGGTTTGATAAGGCTGCAATAATAACCCAAGATGACACCGACCTCCTTTCAAACTCACCGAAACCTTGGAGGATTGCTACTGTCCATAGAGTTGAAGAACTAAAATCCATCATTCGACTGTTGCCAATTGTGTCAACAGGAGTAATATATGTGATGGCGTACTCGCACCAAAATAGCTTCACCATCATGCAAGCTCGGACCATGGACCGACACCTGGTCAAAAGTAGCTCATTTGAAGTACCTGCGGCTAGCATGGCAGTCTTTGATGTCCTAGCCTTGATTGTTTCCATTGCCTTGTATGATCGTTTATTTATCCCCTTTGCACACCGCATCACAAAGAACCCTGCGGGCATCACGTGTATACAGAGGATTGGCGTTGGCTTCATCATAAGCATCTGTGCAACATTTGTCGCATCGTTTGTTGAGGTTAAACGAAAACACGTAGCAAGTGATCATAATTTACTTGACAAGCCAACTCAGATGATACCGATaagtgtgttttggttgatcCCTCAGTACTCACTTCATGGTATAGCCGGAGCATTCTTTTATGTTGGTAAATTAGAGTTTATATATGATCAGGCACCGGAAAGTATGAAAAGCACTGCGTTGGCTCTTTATTGGGCTGCAAATGGATTTGGACAGTATGCGGGAACGTTACTGGTTACTATGGTTCATAAGTTTACTGCAAACGGAAATGGCGGAAATTGGCTGCCTGATAGGAACATAAATAGAGGTAGATTGGAATACTACTACATGGTTGTAACTGGTATACAAGTAGTAAACCTGGTATACTATTATGTATGTGCCTGGCTCTATACCTATAAGCCCTTAGAAGTAATACCAAAAAGTACGGAAGATGGGGACCTAGAGTTGGTTGTAGATAGCTCAGTAGTCAATGTAACGAAGTAAGAAATGTCTACCAAACGATCTTCTTAGAAGATTATATATAGCTACTAATATCACAATTATTAAGAGAGATCACCAAAGAATGTATGTATTAAAATCCGATGTCTATATTCATGTACTTGAGCTTTTAAAAACACAAGTGTAATCTGCTATCACAAAATGGTTCATACTAGCACAACAAAATCAACATCATATCGTGGTTAAGTTTTAAACTCCTCCATCAATTTCCTACAGCAACTTCTGATCCCAGGCTCGTCACGTTTGTGTGTGTTCCATATCCACCACCTCCTCCAGCTCCATTGTTATCATCTGTATCATCATCGCTTTTTGGCTCCTTCTTAATTCGTTTACAGGGTTGCTCTGAATCAGTTTCTGAATCTTCGAAAACATCTGTTTCTTCTTGCTGCTTTCTTTTACCTTTTTGATCTACATCTCTTTGAACAAACTTGAAATTTACATCTCCACTCAAGTCCTTCTTTGTTAGTCTTTGAGAATGTGAAGTCCTACGAGCATATGGTCGCCTTCCTTGCTTACCTCTTAAGGGCTTAGGTGAAGTGTCAGTTTTTGTACTATCTGAATCCCTGAGAGCATACGGTCTCCTTCCTTGCCTACCCCTTGCTCGTTTAGCTGAAGTGTCAGTTTCTGATATGTTAGCTCCTCCAACTGCATTAAATGTGGATCTTTCGTCAGCATATATGTCAACGATACTTCTTGTTCGCACTAAATGTTGTGCATTTTCCTCTGCATCACTGCTATTTTTGTCATCAACTTGTGGCTCCGGAGGTGTCTCTTCTCTCTGTTCACCTCTTGCATTCGGTCTGGATTGTGTTTGTTCTCTTGTTCGGAATGGACTAGTTTTTGATACCCGGgccatttttcttttaacaatttattttaCCACAATATCTTCAAACTACTGTAAAGACCTTGTCTTTAAGATGGTCTTGATTCCAATACAGCTGGAACAAAGAAAGTTCCTGAAAAACACAACCTATCATAGCACATTTTAGATAAGCAATTCCATTTCTGTAATGATACACATTCACCAAATAAAATTGTTAGAATTAGTATTTCAAATGGGTCATATAGGCCAGGCATCACACTCGGCAACATATCCAATAACTATGAGGCCAACAGGGGTTTCAAATTTCTGAGTATATCAACATAATGTCAATTAACCAAAGGGTTAGCGGTATGTGAGTTGACCCGTCAACTATTAGGTTGTGGGTCCAAATCCCCTAAGGAACAAATGTGTGAAATTGTGTGATGTGTTGATATTTCCCTTTGTAAAAACACATAATgtcaataaaatatcaaaatccTAAATTAAACAAAGACTGGTTTTAATTGGATCAAACTCAAATTCAAAGGACATGTGATAGTACAGGAGCTCCAAAAATGTCCAAGACCATGAGCACCATTGTAGAAAGAGCGACATTGGTCATGAACTGTGAAATGAAGTAAATGCACTCAAGCACATAATGTAGAATGGAATACAGGCTAAATTTAAACAACAATGAGACACAATGAACAGATAAAATCAGACCCACAAAAACTTACAGTCAAAGTGATCAATACCCAATTGCAGAATCAAGAAATTAACTTCCAAACACTCAACACAAGTTAAACTAATGTGATAAGAAATCAATATTCTGATCAGAACAACAAGTGCATGAAATTCAGTAATTTCTTTCTACAAGTTCATAATTCCTAGACCTGCACATAATGCAATATAATATCAGGTGAAATTGacgtaaacaagaacaagaaacaATAGAATCAAGAAAAGCCTAAATATCCCAGATAACTACACTGTAAATATGAAGTGGAATCTCGACTCAGCCCCAGaaattaatttatcaaattgATCAACGCCCAATTTACTGATTCAAGAAACTAAACTGTCGAATATTCTATATAATGTACTACAAGAAAATGAACAGAGGGAATTTAATCACCCACACCATGTATACAATTCAAGTAATCATGTACCAACCCAAATCAGAAATAACGAATCAGTGATGAAATTCTGAAATAATTAgtaatgtatacatatatatatatacaacaagatTCTTTAAACAAGGCAAGAAATCGAGTGTAATAAACAATAAAGAGAATCAGTTACTTGGCGATCATCATAAAAGAAGAACGCAATTATTCTAATAATGAAGCGGGAGAAACGGAAATGTACCTATTTGGAATGATATGATGAAAGAATGTAGCAGTAGGTAGTTGATCACAAAATAGTTGGAAGAAGATTGAACACTATGATATTGATCCCTGATAAATTCTTATATACAAAGTAATTATGATTAACTGCAAAATTAAAGTTTGTTATATAATGGCCGGTGTGTAACAGATTTATTCTTACAAAATAACGGATTGGTTATTAAGCCGGGAAAATTTTAACTTGACACGTGGGCCGTGGCCTAACCTTTTTTGACTGGATAATGGGCAATTT
Coding sequences within:
- the LOC122593541 gene encoding protein NRT1/ PTR FAMILY 3.1-like — its product is MKAEKENVTGNEEESINKMVKQKRKLGGIKTMPFILANEICDRFAATGFNANLITYLTEQLNMPLVKASNTLTNFGGVASFMPIIGAIVADSFAGRYWTIIIALLIYELGMILVTISSILPQFRPQQCPTQVNCKEASQSQMSVLYISLLLTSVGLGGIRPCVVAFAADQLDMKKLKTQAKNWNFFNWYYFLLSLASLSALTLVVYIQDNVSWGWGLGIPTIAMVAAFFVFLIGSPIYHKVKPEGSPFVRLAQVMVAAFKKRKVVLPVDDQLLYENKELDSSISKHGRLVHTHQLRWFDKAAIITQDDTDLLSNSPKPWRIATVHRVEELKSIIRLLPIVSTGVIYVMAYSHQNSFTIMQARTMDRHLVKSSSFEVPAASMAVFDVLALIVSIALYDRLFIPFAHRITKNPAGITCIQRIGVGFIISICATFVASFVEVKRKHVASDHNLLDKPTQMIPISVFWLIPQYSLHGIAGAFFYVGKLEFIYDQAPESMKSTALALYWAANGFGQYAGTLLVTMVHKFTANGNGGNWLPDRNINRGRLEYYYMVVTGIQVVNLVYYYVCAWLYTYKPLEVIPKSTEDGDLELVVDSSVVNVTK